One Aegilops tauschii subsp. strangulata cultivar AL8/78 chromosome 7, Aet v6.0, whole genome shotgun sequence genomic window carries:
- the LOC109752024 gene encoding uncharacterized protein, with protein sequence MNTVLTMSGINGEEPHSEVHQFMNRAVAMSDMDVQEPPSEVSIGPSRSVNIVDEDDDWVIVKKQRITILIPPLSPAAASPQAGTPIVSSRQVSLPRMSRRNCNAATKKHPKHFSTKKSLEGLGVDTNIKKARTCPSERIVHQDDAKMKGESSRSAAAPVVRSEWTKHADHAVEGLSHQATEKATSPLGNMYDPGLPVISSNVTNKVLRARLLQRRVARFGGLRNWLLTCGLGWFVKILDSEGIGMYQMVSLTMNQLKEMGLIAVGPRRKLIHAIDSLCKPGQFEMFS encoded by the coding sequence ATGAACACAGTGCTAACCATGTCTGGTATCAATGGTGAGGAACCACATTCAGAGGTTCATCAGTTTATGAACAGAGCAGTAGCTATGTCAGATATGGATGTTCAGGAACCACCTTCAGAGGTTTCTATTGGTCCATCACGGTCAGTGAATATAGTTGATGAGGACGATGATTGGGTTATAGTCAAGAAACAGCGGATCACCATATTGATCCCTCCACTATCACCTGCGGCTGCAAGCCCTCAAGCTGGCACACCCATAGTAAGTTCTAGACAGGTTAGCCTACCAAGAATGAGCAGGAGAAACTGCAATGCTGCCACAAAGAAGCATCCAAAACATTTTTCTACAAAGAAATCTTTGGAGGGCCTTGGCGTCGATACCAATATCAAGAAAGCTCGAACTTGCCCTTCTGAAAGAATTGTTCATCAAGATGATGCAAAGATGAAGGGAGAATCGTCACGAAGTGCTGCTGCCCCTGTTGTAAGGTCTGAATGGACTAAACATGCAGATCATGCTGTTGAAGGATTGTCCCATCAAGCCACAGAGAAAGCAACAAGTCCACTCGGAAACATGTATGATCCTGGGCTGCCAGTTATTTCTTCGAATGTCACAAATAAGGTACTGCGAGCACGACTTCTTCAGAGACGGGTTGCTCGGTTTGGTGGGCTGAGGAATTGGCTTTTGACTTGCGGTCTTGGATGGTTTGTCAAAATATTGGACAGTGAAGGTATTGGGATGTATCAGATGGTCTCCCTTACAATGAACCAGCTGAAAGAGATGGGCCTTATTGCCGTAGGACCCCGGAGAAAATTAATCCATGCTATTGACAGTCTCTGCAAGCCCGGTCAGTTTGAGATGTTTTCTTGA